ATGTTGCTGGCACAAAACCCCGCAAAAGTGACTTCGCTACGATGTGCCTATCACGGTCGTAAGTTTAGCTTGTCTGGTGCTTTTGAATCCATGCCAGAATTTGAAGAGGCTCTCCATTTTCCACGTCTTTGTGAAGACTTACAGCGGTTCCCACTACAAAAATGGGGACCGTTATTCTTTGCTGGGCTTGAACCGGAGGTTGATATTCAATCGTTTATCGCCGTTTTACAAGAAAAAATTGGTTTTTGGGAATTGGATCGTTTGCGATTTGCCCCTGAACGCTCAAAAGAATATTTAGTTCAAGCACACTGGGCACTTTATTGCGAAAACTATCTGGAAGGGTTTCATATCCCGTTTGTTCACGCGGGCCTCAATCGGGTCTTGGATTATGGTTCTTATGAAACGGTATTATATCCCCATTTCAACCTTCAAGTGGGCTATGCCGATGGCCCTAACGAGGTGTTTGACCTTCCCAAAGACCACGTGGACGCAGGCAAAGAGGTGGCCGCATACTATTTTTGGCTTTTCCCAAACCTGATGCTCAATTTTTATCCTTGGGGTTTGTCTGTCAATGTAGTTAAACCAATTCATCCAACGAAAACCCATGTCGCCTTCCTGACGTATATTTATGACGAAACCAAGTTAGATAGCGGAGCCGGGGCTGATTTAGACAAGGTGGAACGTGAGGATGAAGCAATTGTAGAGGCCGTTCAAAAAGGTTTGCAAAGCCATTATTATCCTAAAGGACGATTTTCTCCAACTCGCGAGAAAGGGGTACACCAGTTTCAGAAACTATTGGCTTCATTTATTGGAGACCGTACCTAAAAAGAGGCGTGGCAAAGGCCATGACCCAGACTTATTCCTTAGGTGACTTTTCCAACCAAAGGGTAACAGGGCCATCATTAACAAGCGAAACCTTCATATCCGCCCCAAAAATGCCTGTTGGAACGGGTTTTCCCAACAAGATGGCACATTTAGACACAAAGGATTCGTAGAGTGGAATGGCCGTTTCGGGCCTTGCGGCAGTGATGTAAGAGGGCCGATTACCTTTACGGGCATCGCCATACAACGTGAACTGAGAAACCACCAAAACTTCTCCACCCACCTCCTGTAGAGACCGATTCATCTTTCCGTCTTCGTCATTAAATATGCGAAGCTGAATAATTTTTTGGGCCAACCAATCCACTTCTTTTTCGGTATCGTTCACATGAATACCCAAAAGAACCAAAAGCCCGCATCCAATTTTACCAACAATTTGGTGCTCAACTTTTACAGATGCCTCGCTTACGCGCTGGATTAGTGCAATCATAAGAGGAACGTTTGTTTATCACTCAATTTTCCACCTCGTAGCCTCATTGGCCAAAAACGCCAAAAACTTCCGAAAAGCCACCCCTCGGTGACTGATTTTATTCTTTTCTTCTGTGGTCATTTGTGCAAATGTCACGTCATAGCCATTAGGCATAAAAATAGGGTCATAACCAAAGCCGCCCGCACCGATTTCTCCATGGGTGATTTGTCCAGAACAAATACCTTCAAAGAACTTTTTTTTACCTGTATAATATGCAATAACGGTCCTAAATTGTGCCGTCCGGTTTTCTTCTCCCATCATTTCTCGAAGCATTTTTGCGCGATTTTCGGCATAAGTTGCTTTTTTGCCCGCATAACGCGCCGAATAAACGCCTGGCTGCCCATTTAATGCACTAACTTCTAAGCCCGTATCATCTGCCATCGAAAAAATACCCGTGGCTTCGTAAAGCATCCGCGCTTTTTTAAAGGCATTGCCTTCAAGCGTATCCTGGTCTTCATCCACTTCCGGCAGTGTTGGAAAATCCAATGCCGTAAGCACTTCATATGGTAATCCCTGAAGGGCATGTTTAAATTCATCTACTTTGTCTTTATTGCGCGTGGCCAAAAGGATTTTGCTCATTAATTTTGGTTTTTTCTGCTCATTTTTAAAAAGAAATATCATTTTTAAAAAGAAACAATCTTCTTTCTATGTAGCTAATTTCCTTATAAAATCGGTAGTACTTTC
The genomic region above belongs to Bacteroidetes Order II. bacterium and contains:
- a CDS encoding D-tyrosyl-tRNA(Tyr) deacylase, which gives rise to MIALIQRVSEASVKVEHQIVGKIGCGLLVLLGIHVNDTEKEVDWLAQKIIQLRIFNDEDGKMNRSLQEVGGEVLVVSQFTLYGDARKGNRPSYITAARPETAIPLYESFVSKCAILLGKPVPTGIFGADMKVSLVNDGPVTLWLEKSPKE
- the rdgB gene encoding RdgB/HAM1 family non-canonical purine NTP pyrophosphatase, producing MSKILLATRNKDKVDEFKHALQGLPYEVLTALDFPTLPEVDEDQDTLEGNAFKKARMLYEATGIFSMADDTGLEVSALNGQPGVYSARYAGKKATYAENRAKMLREMMGEENRTAQFRTVIAYYTGKKKFFEGICSGQITHGEIGAGGFGYDPIFMPNGYDVTFAQMTTEEKNKISHRGVAFRKFLAFLANEATRWKIE
- a CDS encoding Rieske 2Fe-2S domain-containing protein — protein: MRFHIHQDIRQAETLPATFYTDSAIFEASKEAIFRKAWHFIGDTSLVRFPGDIFPFSLLPGLLQEPMLLTHPSDKEWHCLSNVCTHRGMLLAQNPAKVTSLRCAYHGRKFSLSGAFESMPEFEEALHFPRLCEDLQRFPLQKWGPLFFAGLEPEVDIQSFIAVLQEKIGFWELDRLRFAPERSKEYLVQAHWALYCENYLEGFHIPFVHAGLNRVLDYGSYETVLYPHFNLQVGYADGPNEVFDLPKDHVDAGKEVAAYYFWLFPNLMLNFYPWGLSVNVVKPIHPTKTHVAFLTYIYDETKLDSGAGADLDKVEREDEAIVEAVQKGLQSHYYPKGRFSPTREKGVHQFQKLLASFIGDRT